A genomic stretch from Setaria viridis chromosome 1, Setaria_viridis_v4.0, whole genome shotgun sequence includes:
- the LOC117864870 gene encoding uncharacterized protein isoform X2, translated as MERAVPVRKTHASTAGLLAWSEEGPAAAAATPPPASRPGFKPVGGITPAMFGAPVAEHEAEDLTKRKMCSGSKMKEMIGSGIFAASGETDNSDASSGATNPPNKTTLRMYQTVTGMSQITFSAEGSVSPKKISSLPEVAKQRELSGTLENEADSKTAKQISESKSKELSGSDIFGPPPEVPARPLAARNLELRGNLDFALPQPRSIHTSVKVSNPAGGRSNIVFGEEPVVKTAKKIHDQKFHELTGNNIFKEDAPPGAGEKALSTAKLREMSGNNIFADGKVASRDYFGGVRKPPGGESSIALV; from the exons ATGGAGAGGGCGGTGCCGGTGCGGAAGACGCACGCCTCGACGGCGGGCCTGCTCGCCTGGTCGGAGGagggccccgccgcggcggcagccaCCCCGCCTCCGGCCTCGCGCCCCGGCTTCAAG CCGGTCGGTGGGATCACGCCCGCGATGTTCGGCGCGCCGGTCGCGGAGCATGAGGCCGAGGATTTGACCAAGAG GAAAATGTGCTCTGGCTCAAAGATGAAAGAGATGATTGGGAGTGGAATATTTGCTGCGTCCGGTGAAACTGATAATTCTGATGCTAGTTCTGGTGCAACAAATCCTCCTAACAAAACTACTTTGAGGATGTATCAG ACTGTCACTGGCATGAGTCAGATAACATTTAGCGCAGAGGGAAGTGTGTCCCCCAAGAAGATATCCTCATTGCCTGAGGTGGCGAAGCAACGAGAGCTTAGTGGCACGCTGGAGAATGAAGCTGATTCTAAAACGGCGAAGCAGATCTCAGAATCAAAGAGCAAGGAGCTGAGTGGGAGTGATATATTTGGACCACCCCCTGAGGTTCCTGCTAGGCCCTTGGCTGCTCGCAATCTGGAACTGCGAGGAAACTTGGATTTTGCACTACCTCAGCCAAGAAGCATTCACACGTCAGTTAAAGTATCCAAT CCTGCTGGAGGTCGGAGCAACATCGTTTTCGGTGAGGAACCAGTGGTCAAGACAGCAAAAAAGATTCACGATCAGAAATTCCACGAGCTGACTGGAAACAACATCTTCAAAGAAGATGCGCCCCCTGGTGCAGGAGAGAAGGCCCTGAGCACGGCGAAATTGAGGGAAATGAGTGGCAACAACATCTTCGCCGATGGAAAAGTGGCTTCCCGAGACTACTTTGGCGGCGTCCGGAAGCCTCCTGGTGGCGAGAGCAGCATTGCGTTGGTCTAG
- the LOC117864870 gene encoding uncharacterized protein isoform X1: protein MERAVPVRKTHASTAGLLAWSEEGPAAAAATPPPASRPGFKPVGGITPAMFGAPVAEHEAEDLTKRKMCSGSKMKEMIGSGIFAASGETDNSDASSGATNPPNKTTLRMYQQTVTGMSQITFSAEGSVSPKKISSLPEVAKQRELSGTLENEADSKTAKQISESKSKELSGSDIFGPPPEVPARPLAARNLELRGNLDFALPQPRSIHTSVKVSNPAGGRSNIVFGEEPVVKTAKKIHDQKFHELTGNNIFKEDAPPGAGEKALSTAKLREMSGNNIFADGKVASRDYFGGVRKPPGGESSIALV, encoded by the exons ATGGAGAGGGCGGTGCCGGTGCGGAAGACGCACGCCTCGACGGCGGGCCTGCTCGCCTGGTCGGAGGagggccccgccgcggcggcagccaCCCCGCCTCCGGCCTCGCGCCCCGGCTTCAAG CCGGTCGGTGGGATCACGCCCGCGATGTTCGGCGCGCCGGTCGCGGAGCATGAGGCCGAGGATTTGACCAAGAG GAAAATGTGCTCTGGCTCAAAGATGAAAGAGATGATTGGGAGTGGAATATTTGCTGCGTCCGGTGAAACTGATAATTCTGATGCTAGTTCTGGTGCAACAAATCCTCCTAACAAAACTACTTTGAGGATGTATCAG CAGACTGTCACTGGCATGAGTCAGATAACATTTAGCGCAGAGGGAAGTGTGTCCCCCAAGAAGATATCCTCATTGCCTGAGGTGGCGAAGCAACGAGAGCTTAGTGGCACGCTGGAGAATGAAGCTGATTCTAAAACGGCGAAGCAGATCTCAGAATCAAAGAGCAAGGAGCTGAGTGGGAGTGATATATTTGGACCACCCCCTGAGGTTCCTGCTAGGCCCTTGGCTGCTCGCAATCTGGAACTGCGAGGAAACTTGGATTTTGCACTACCTCAGCCAAGAAGCATTCACACGTCAGTTAAAGTATCCAAT CCTGCTGGAGGTCGGAGCAACATCGTTTTCGGTGAGGAACCAGTGGTCAAGACAGCAAAAAAGATTCACGATCAGAAATTCCACGAGCTGACTGGAAACAACATCTTCAAAGAAGATGCGCCCCCTGGTGCAGGAGAGAAGGCCCTGAGCACGGCGAAATTGAGGGAAATGAGTGGCAACAACATCTTCGCCGATGGAAAAGTGGCTTCCCGAGACTACTTTGGCGGCGTCCGGAAGCCTCCTGGTGGCGAGAGCAGCATTGCGTTGGTCTAG